The Pricia mediterranea genome includes a window with the following:
- the kbl gene encoding glycine C-acetyltransferase, translating into MYGKIKEHLQNELDQIKEDGLYKKERIITSAQDAVIQISTGEEVINFCANNYLGLSSHPEVIQAAKDTLDSHGFGMSSVRFICGTQDIHKELEKKIAEFYGTDDTILYAAAFDANGGLFEPILTKEDAIISDSLNHASIIDGVRLCKAMRFRYANSDMADLEKQLKQANADNARFKIIVTDGVFSMDGLVAPLDEICDLAEKYDALVMIDDCHATGFIGARGRGTHEEKGVMDRVDIITGTLGKAMGGAMGGYTTGKREIIEILRQRSRPYLFSNSLAPAIVGGSLKAFELVEKDSSLRDKLHDNTDYFKKGLKDAGFDIIDGESAIVPVMLYDAKLAQEMASRLLEKGIYVIGFFYPVVPKDMARIRVQLSAAHEVTHLDKAIEAFIEVGKAMKIV; encoded by the coding sequence ATGTACGGAAAAATCAAAGAACATCTACAAAACGAATTGGACCAGATCAAAGAAGACGGTCTCTACAAAAAAGAACGTATTATTACGTCTGCCCAAGACGCCGTCATTCAAATCTCGACCGGCGAGGAAGTCATCAATTTTTGTGCTAACAATTATTTGGGCCTATCGTCTCATCCCGAAGTCATTCAAGCGGCAAAGGATACGTTGGACTCCCACGGTTTTGGCATGTCATCGGTACGGTTTATTTGTGGTACGCAGGACATTCATAAGGAACTGGAAAAGAAAATCGCTGAATTTTATGGCACGGACGATACCATATTGTACGCAGCGGCATTCGACGCCAACGGCGGATTGTTCGAGCCTATTCTGACCAAAGAAGACGCCATTATCTCCGATTCGCTGAACCATGCCTCCATTATTGATGGGGTTCGTCTGTGCAAGGCCATGCGGTTTCGGTACGCCAACAGTGACATGGCAGATCTCGAAAAACAACTCAAACAGGCCAATGCGGACAATGCGCGGTTCAAGATTATCGTGACGGACGGGGTTTTCTCCATGGACGGCCTGGTGGCTCCCTTGGACGAAATCTGCGACCTTGCCGAGAAATACGATGCCCTGGTCATGATAGACGATTGTCATGCCACGGGCTTTATCGGAGCTCGCGGACGTGGCACCCATGAAGAGAAAGGGGTAATGGACCGGGTCGACATTATTACTGGCACCCTAGGAAAGGCCATGGGAGGGGCCATGGGAGGTTATACTACCGGCAAGAGAGAGATTATTGAAATATTGCGCCAGCGCTCACGCCCGTATCTTTTTTCGAATTCCCTTGCTCCCGCTATTGTGGGCGGCTCCCTCAAGGCGTTTGAATTGGTGGAAAAGGACAGCTCATTGCGCGATAAGCTTCACGATAACACGGACTACTTTAAAAAAGGACTTAAAGATGCCGGCTTCGATATCATAGATGGCGAATCCGCAATTGTACCCGTAATGCTTTACGACGCCAAATTGGCCCAAGAAATGGCGAGCAGACTGCTCGAGAAAGGAATCTATGTAATCGGTTTCTTCTATCCCGTGGTACCGAAAGATATGGCGCGCATACGCGTACAACTCTCCGCCGCCCATGAAGTGACCCATCTAGACAAAGCCATTGAGGCGTTTATTGAAGTGGGAAAAGCAATGAAAATCGTTTAA
- a CDS encoding OmpA family protein, whose protein sequence is MKHLSKLLVVALLFVGVGSMQAQDENNPWQVSFGVNAIDVYPTSDDNFPTQTSSFGNEFFNASDHWNILPSISYIGVSRSVGNNLSVGVRGSLNKIDKLGDVGVDDLSHYALDGTIKYAFAPEFILDPFVEIGGGYTWVDEIGAGTVNGGLGINFWFTDNIGLTVQTSYKHAFEDYGRKHFQHMAGIAVKFGGTDTDGDGIYDKDDACPEVAGLEEFQGCPDSDGDGIPDKDDECPNEAGSKEMNGCPDSDGDGIADKDDKCPNEAGIAALDGCPDADGDGVADGDDECPNEAGPAENNGCPWPDTDGDGVLDKDDKCVDTPGTVANDGCPEVTEEVQKQLNEYARTINFDTGKSSIKAESTSVMVDIIQILNEYPNAKFTVEGHTDSVGSEKLNKSLSESRALSVKEFLVDKGIQEFRLSAIGYGEDKPIATNNTRAGRAENRRVEINLVKE, encoded by the coding sequence ATGAAACATCTTAGCAAATTATTGGTTGTCGCCCTGCTATTCGTAGGCGTTGGCAGCATGCAAGCGCAAGACGAAAATAACCCGTGGCAGGTTAGTTTTGGGGTGAACGCCATTGACGTCTATCCGACGAGCGACGACAACTTCCCTACTCAGACCAGCTCTTTTGGTAATGAGTTCTTCAACGCGAGCGACCACTGGAACATTCTTCCTTCCATTTCTTACATTGGTGTATCCCGCTCCGTAGGCAACAATTTGTCCGTTGGTGTTAGAGGTTCGTTGAATAAGATCGACAAATTGGGCGATGTTGGCGTGGACGATCTTTCCCACTATGCTTTAGATGGAACAATAAAATATGCTTTTGCACCCGAATTTATCCTCGATCCATTCGTTGAGATCGGTGGTGGTTATACTTGGGTTGACGAAATTGGTGCCGGTACCGTAAATGGTGGTCTTGGTATCAATTTTTGGTTTACCGACAATATCGGTCTTACCGTACAAACTAGCTACAAGCACGCGTTCGAGGATTACGGACGCAAGCATTTTCAGCATATGGCTGGAATCGCGGTTAAATTCGGCGGCACCGATACGGACGGTGACGGCATCTACGATAAGGACGATGCTTGTCCAGAAGTTGCTGGCTTAGAGGAATTCCAAGGTTGCCCAGATTCTGACGGCGACGGTATTCCGGACAAAGACGATGAATGTCCGAATGAAGCCGGTTCTAAAGAAATGAACGGTTGCCCAGACTCTGATGGCGACGGCATTGCCGATAAAGACGATAAGTGTCCGAACGAAGCTGGTATAGCTGCGCTTGATGGATGTCCTGATGCTGACGGTGACGGAGTTGCCGATGGAGACGATGAGTGCCCGAACGAAGCAGGTCCTGCCGAGAACAACGGATGCCCATGGCCCGATACAGATGGTGACGGCGTCTTGGATAAAGATGACAAGTGTGTTGACACTCCCGGTACCGTAGCGAACGACGGTTGCCCAGAAGTTACCGAAGAAGTTCAGAAGCAATTGAACGAGTATGCTCGTACCATCAACTTCGACACTGGTAAATCATCGATTAAAGCTGAATCAACTTCAGTAATGGTCGACATTATCCAAATCCTGAACGAGTATCCTAATGCTAAGTTCACCGTCGAAGGTCATACGGATAGCGTGGGTAGCGAAAAATTGAACAAGAGTCTATCTGAGTCTAGAGCACTTTCCGTAAAAGAGTTCTTAGTTGACAAAGGTATCCAAGAGTTCAGATTGTCCGCCATCGGTTACGGTGAGGATAAGCCTATCGCCACTAACAACACTAGAGCCGGTAGAGCAGAGAACAGAAGGGTTGAAATCAACTTGGTTAAAGAGTAA
- a CDS encoding PD-(D/E)XK nuclease family protein — protein sequence MTSFLEDVVAEVEMKYETFEDLIFVLPSKRAGTFLRKALAEKADKTFFAPDIYSIEEFIEKISGLAYATQTQQLFYLYKTYVSRKPDPQDNFYSFSKWGQTLLQDINEIDRYLIDAEKLFDSLSDIQEMEHWSLRPGKTQMMEDYLSFWNNLEPIYRNFNHALLSDGLGHQGLVYRTACDKLEEYLTHMPAKVFIFLGFNALNTAESQIIQQILDTCPAEIFWDIDKHFLNDAVHDASYFIRHHGKTWPYLAARGIKGVSEHYLSEKKIKIIGVPKNVSQSKYTGQLLHDIHQGHPGGLKSTAVVLGEESLLNSLLNAIPPEIEGVNITMGYPLHKTPLATFFEMFIALYINRSNQGWFYRDILDFLAHPSTNALLNAKDDPIKETIQTRIKSKNWIYIKASRLWACTHRNDKTLKLVFHENNPNPQEIVQIGLNIIAELRTRPQNRASRLGMEYLYRFYELFNQLDTLLGTYNFIDDLKSLQSLYRELLSSETLDFQGEPLQGLQIMGMLESRNLDFDTVIITSVNEGILPSGKSNNSFIPFDLKLHSNLPTYKEKDAVYTYHFYRLLQRAKQVYILYSTEPDDGLGGGERSRLIDQLLTDGNRPQHIVETQASPSISPSSKHLKQIKKDASLLDLIKSHAAKGFSPTSLSNYIRNPLEFYRRYVLGIDDVLEVEETLAANTFGTIVHDTLEDLYRPFLGEYLTVEGLKTAKADSKGIIEHHFKKSYGDGDISRGKNLIAFHVIHRYIENFIDQEMENVKHHRIKLLGLEEKLQVSLDIPGIDFTVNLKGKLDRIDEMDGNVRIIDYKTGKVTPAQVEIVAWEDIASNYDYSKAFQILCYALMYHKQDPISSIEAGIVSFKNLGAGLMRFATKPSKRSRAKDTNITQATLDQFGQELSNLVLEICNPDIPFSEKEV from the coding sequence ATGACTAGTTTTTTGGAGGATGTTGTAGCCGAGGTCGAAATGAAATATGAGACATTCGAAGACCTCATATTCGTGCTGCCGAGTAAGCGCGCTGGCACATTTCTGAGAAAGGCCCTCGCCGAAAAAGCGGACAAAACCTTTTTCGCACCTGATATTTACAGCATCGAAGAGTTTATCGAAAAAATTTCGGGATTGGCCTATGCAACCCAAACCCAGCAGCTGTTCTACCTGTATAAAACCTACGTATCGCGCAAGCCTGACCCGCAAGACAACTTCTACAGTTTTTCAAAATGGGGCCAGACATTGTTACAGGATATCAATGAGATAGATCGTTACCTCATCGACGCCGAAAAGCTCTTCGACAGTCTTTCCGATATCCAAGAGATGGAACATTGGTCGTTACGACCGGGAAAGACGCAAATGATGGAAGATTACCTCAGCTTTTGGAACAACCTAGAACCCATATATCGCAATTTTAACCATGCTCTGTTGAGCGATGGGTTAGGTCACCAAGGCTTGGTCTATCGAACGGCCTGTGACAAACTGGAGGAATATCTCACCCATATGCCCGCTAAGGTCTTTATTTTTCTAGGCTTTAACGCACTCAATACGGCGGAAAGTCAAATCATTCAGCAAATTCTGGATACCTGTCCCGCTGAAATTTTTTGGGATATTGATAAGCATTTCCTAAACGACGCGGTTCATGACGCCAGCTACTTCATCCGTCATCATGGTAAAACATGGCCCTATCTGGCTGCCCGTGGCATAAAGGGAGTAAGCGAACATTACCTCTCCGAAAAAAAAATAAAGATTATTGGGGTGCCCAAGAATGTTTCCCAATCGAAATACACCGGCCAATTGTTGCATGATATACACCAAGGGCATCCCGGAGGCTTGAAAAGCACAGCTGTAGTACTAGGGGAAGAAAGTCTGCTAAACTCTTTATTGAATGCAATCCCTCCCGAAATCGAGGGAGTAAATATTACCATGGGATATCCACTGCACAAGACGCCCTTGGCAACTTTTTTCGAAATGTTCATCGCCCTTTACATTAACCGTAGTAATCAAGGATGGTTCTACCGTGATATACTTGATTTTTTGGCGCATCCCAGTACCAACGCATTGTTGAATGCAAAAGATGACCCGATCAAGGAAACCATTCAAACCCGTATAAAGAGCAAAAATTGGATTTACATCAAAGCTTCACGACTGTGGGCTTGCACGCATCGGAACGACAAAACGCTCAAGCTGGTCTTTCATGAAAATAACCCCAATCCTCAGGAAATTGTTCAGATAGGACTAAACATCATTGCCGAACTTAGAACAAGGCCTCAAAATAGGGCAAGCCGGCTAGGCATGGAATACCTATACCGGTTCTACGAACTATTCAACCAGCTAGACACACTTCTTGGGACTTATAATTTTATAGACGATCTAAAATCCTTACAGAGCTTATATCGAGAGCTTTTATCCTCCGAGACCCTCGATTTTCAAGGAGAACCCTTACAAGGTCTTCAAATCATGGGGATGCTCGAAAGCCGCAATTTGGACTTTGATACGGTAATTATAACTTCGGTCAATGAGGGAATTTTGCCATCGGGAAAATCAAATAATTCCTTTATTCCCTTCGATTTAAAATTACATTCCAATCTGCCCACCTATAAGGAAAAGGATGCAGTCTACACCTATCATTTTTATCGCCTGTTACAACGTGCCAAGCAAGTTTACATTCTATATAGTACCGAACCGGATGACGGATTGGGGGGCGGGGAACGGAGCAGGTTGATCGATCAACTACTGACCGACGGGAACAGGCCTCAGCATATTGTCGAGACCCAAGCCTCGCCCAGCATATCCCCTAGCTCAAAACATCTGAAACAAATAAAGAAGGACGCGTCGTTGCTCGATCTTATAAAATCACATGCTGCCAAGGGATTTTCCCCGACTTCGCTCAGCAACTACATTCGCAATCCCTTAGAATTTTATCGGCGTTACGTATTGGGCATCGACGATGTTCTTGAAGTTGAAGAAACGTTAGCGGCCAATACCTTTGGCACTATCGTGCACGACACCCTTGAAGATCTGTACCGTCCATTTTTGGGCGAGTATCTCACCGTAGAAGGGCTGAAAACGGCTAAAGCCGATAGCAAGGGAATAATCGAACATCATTTCAAAAAGAGCTACGGAGACGGGGATATCTCAAGAGGTAAGAACCTTATTGCTTTTCATGTCATCCACCGCTATATCGAAAATTTTATTGATCAGGAAATGGAGAATGTCAAGCACCATCGCATCAAACTGTTGGGTCTTGAAGAAAAATTACAGGTATCGCTGGATATTCCTGGAATCGATTTCACAGTTAATTTAAAGGGAAAGCTGGACCGTATCGACGAAATGGACGGTAACGTACGGATTATCGACTATAAAACGGGAAAAGTAACCCCTGCCCAAGTAGAAATTGTAGCTTGGGAAGACATCGCCTCAAATTACGATTACAGTAAAGCCTTTCAAATACTATGTTACGCTTTGATGTACCACAAACAAGACCCGATATCATCTATCGAGGCAGGAATTGTTTCGTTTAAAAACCTCGGTGCCGGTCTGATGCGTTTTGCCACCAAGCCCTCAAAAAGAAGTCGCGCGAAAGACACGAATATTACGCAGGCGACCCTAGATCAGTTTGGTCAAGAGCTGAGTAATTTAGTACTGGAAATCTGCAATCCCGATATACCATTTAGCGAGAAAGAGGTGTAG